One part of the Sphingobium yanoikuyae genome encodes these proteins:
- a CDS encoding YbaK/EbsC family protein, which produces MSEASVRAFFAVQAPDVAIIDQGVSTATVIEAAAALGVEPARIAKTLSLRVGETVVLVCARGDARLSNGKAKAALGAKPRMLGAHEVEEITGHPVGGVCPFGLASALPVYCDVSLQAFDTVFPAAGSRTASVELTPDRLAALTGAQWIDICTLPEIVE; this is translated from the coding sequence ATGAGCGAAGCCAGCGTTCGCGCCTTCTTCGCCGTGCAGGCGCCCGATGTCGCGATCATCGACCAGGGCGTCAGCACCGCGACGGTGATCGAGGCAGCAGCCGCGCTGGGCGTCGAACCCGCCCGCATCGCCAAAACGCTGTCGCTGCGCGTCGGCGAAACGGTCGTGCTGGTCTGCGCCCGCGGCGACGCCCGCCTGTCCAATGGTAAGGCGAAGGCGGCGCTGGGCGCCAAGCCGCGCATGCTGGGCGCGCATGAGGTGGAGGAGATTACCGGCCATCCGGTCGGCGGCGTCTGCCCCTTCGGCCTCGCCAGCGCCCTGCCCGTCTATTGCGATGTCTCGCTGCAGGCGTTCGACACCGTGTTTCCGGCGGCCGGATCGCGCACCGCTTCGGTCGAACTGACGCCCGACCGGCTTGCCGCCTTGACCGGGGCGCAATGGATCGACATCTGCACCCTTCCCGAAATCGTCGAGTGA
- the galE gene encoding UDP-glucose 4-epimerase GalE, producing the protein MSKPTVLVTGGAGYIGSHAVLALKDAGYGVVVIDNLVTGFRWAVPQDVPFVQGDIADQALVQATLREHGVQAIMHFAGSVVVPESVENPLKYYNNNSAKTRDLLESVVAVGVPHFIFSSTAATYGIPEESPVRETTPQRPINPYGMSKLMTEYMLRDVAAAHAMNFCALRYFNVAGADPQGRTGQSTAGATHLIKVAVEAALGKRSHVSVFGTDFATPDGTGVRDYIHVSDLAAAHVLALEALIAHPDRNYMLNCGYGRGFSVLEVLDAVDRVTNMTIERRLEGRRAGDPDALISDNSALMAEFPWQPRYADLGQIVDHALAWERKLSDIQKA; encoded by the coding sequence ATGAGCAAGCCAACGGTTCTGGTCACGGGCGGCGCCGGCTATATCGGCAGCCATGCGGTGCTGGCGCTGAAGGATGCCGGCTATGGCGTGGTGGTGATCGACAATCTGGTCACCGGCTTCCGCTGGGCCGTGCCGCAGGACGTCCCCTTCGTGCAGGGCGACATTGCCGACCAGGCGCTGGTACAGGCGACGCTGCGCGAACATGGCGTCCAGGCGATCATGCATTTCGCCGGATCGGTGGTGGTGCCGGAATCGGTCGAGAACCCGCTCAAATATTATAACAATAACAGCGCCAAGACCCGAGACCTGCTGGAGAGCGTTGTCGCCGTGGGCGTGCCCCATTTCATCTTCTCCTCGACCGCCGCCACCTATGGCATACCGGAGGAAAGCCCGGTCAGGGAAACGACGCCGCAGCGGCCGATCAATCCCTATGGCATGTCGAAGCTGATGACCGAATATATGCTGCGCGACGTAGCCGCCGCCCACGCCATGAACTTCTGCGCGCTGCGCTATTTCAACGTCGCCGGCGCCGATCCGCAGGGCCGCACCGGCCAGTCGACGGCCGGCGCCACCCACCTGATCAAGGTCGCGGTCGAGGCGGCGCTGGGCAAGCGCAGCCATGTCAGCGTCTTCGGCACCGATTTCGCCACGCCCGACGGCACCGGCGTGCGCGACTATATCCATGTCAGTGATCTCGCCGCGGCCCATGTGCTGGCACTCGAAGCGCTGATCGCCCATCCCGATCGCAATTACATGCTCAATTGCGGCTATGGCCGGGGCTTCTCCGTGCTCGAAGTGCTGGACGCGGTCGATCGGGTCACCAACATGACGATCGAGCGCCGGCTGGAAGGGCGCCGTGCGGGCGATCCCGATGCGCTGATTTCCGACAATAGCGCGCTGATGGCGGAATTTCCCTGGCAGCCGCGTTATGCCGATCTCGGCCAGATCGTCGACCATGCGCTCGCCTGGGAACGCAAGCTCAGCGATATCCAGAAGGCATGA
- the glk gene encoding glucokinase — translation MTDIIAADIGGTNARFTRASLDDKGVPTLGTVRKYKVADYPSLQACWGAFVEDESKDSDTPLPDAASIAFATAIGREVIKLTNSNWVIRADTLAEDLGLRTVRLVNDFEAVAHAVSRLPDENLPLLFGEDRPFPRDGGVTVVGPGTGLGVAMIAYDDGHPHVIATEGGHLDFAPLDQIEVKILDYLRDKFLRVSTERIVSGPGLNYIYKALATIGHDRVMLMEDPELWQAALDGSDEFARRALDRFCLCYGSVAGDLALAHGPHAVVLAGGLTQRMKDFLEQSGFHARFKAKGRFESLMATVPIRCAIHEEIGLFGAAAAFREKNA, via the coding sequence ATGACCGACATCATCGCCGCTGACATTGGCGGCACCAATGCGCGCTTCACCCGCGCCTCGCTGGATGACAAGGGCGTGCCGACACTGGGCACCGTCCGCAAATACAAGGTCGCCGACTATCCCAGCCTCCAGGCCTGCTGGGGCGCGTTCGTCGAAGACGAAAGCAAGGATAGCGACACCCCGTTGCCCGATGCCGCCTCTATCGCCTTCGCCACCGCCATCGGCCGCGAGGTCATCAAGCTGACCAACAGCAACTGGGTGATCCGCGCCGACACGCTGGCCGAAGATCTGGGCCTGCGCACCGTGCGCCTGGTCAATGATTTCGAGGCGGTGGCCCATGCCGTCTCGCGCCTGCCCGACGAAAATCTGCCCCTGCTGTTCGGTGAGGATCGTCCCTTCCCGCGCGACGGCGGCGTCACCGTGGTCGGTCCCGGCACCGGCCTTGGCGTCGCGATGATCGCCTATGACGATGGCCATCCCCATGTCATTGCGACCGAAGGCGGCCATCTCGACTTCGCCCCGCTCGACCAGATCGAGGTGAAGATCCTCGACTATCTGCGCGACAAGTTCCTGCGCGTCTCGACCGAGCGGATCGTGTCGGGTCCGGGCCTCAACTATATCTACAAGGCGCTCGCCACCATCGGCCATGACCGGGTCATGCTGATGGAAGACCCCGAATTGTGGCAGGCCGCGCTCGACGGCAGCGACGAGTTCGCCCGCCGCGCGCTTGACCGCTTCTGCCTCTGCTATGGCTCGGTCGCGGGTGATCTGGCACTGGCGCATGGCCCCCATGCGGTGGTACTGGCCGGCGGCCTCACCCAGCGGATGAAGGATTTTCTCGAACAGAGCGGCTTCCACGCCCGCTTCAAGGCCAAGGGCCGGTTCGAGAGCCTGATGGCGACCGTGCCGATCCGCTGCGCGATCCATGAAGAAATCGGCCTGTTCGGCGCTGCCGCGGCCTTTAGGGAGAAGAATGCATGA
- a CDS encoding MerC domain-containing protein — translation MPHCEAPERDPAGRPRSWLDGFAICASALCTVHCLGLPLLFALLPTIAARIDAGESFHLLMLAIAVPTSLFALLQGWRRHRAALPLGIGLAGLLLMAVGALLARTPLSEAIWTVGGSALLAGAHILNWRRGLRTAC, via the coding sequence ATGCCCCATTGCGAAGCGCCGGAACGCGATCCGGCCGGCCGCCCCCGCTCCTGGCTGGACGGCTTCGCCATCTGCGCCTCCGCGCTCTGCACCGTCCATTGCCTTGGCCTGCCGCTGCTCTTCGCCTTGCTGCCGACCATCGCCGCCCGGATCGATGCGGGCGAATCCTTCCACCTGCTGATGCTCGCCATCGCCGTGCCGACCAGCCTGTTCGCGCTGCTGCAGGGCTGGCGCCGCCACCGCGCCGCGCTGCCGCTCGGCATCGGCCTGGCTGGCCTGTTGCTGATGGCGGTGGGCGCGCTGCTGGCCCGCACCCCGTTGAGCGAAGCGATCTGGACCGTCGGCGGCAGCGCCCTGCTGGCCGGGGCGCACATCCTCAACTGGCGCCGGGGCCTGCGCACCGCCTGCTGA
- a CDS encoding autorepressor SdpR family transcription factor, with amino-acid sequence MSQVFRALSDPTRRRVLQLLRQGPMSAGELSDQFDVSKPTMSAHFAVLKEADLVHAEKAGKSVIYHLKLSVLEEALLGFAQSFGIGVEAPDQHREKAGWTGN; translated from the coding sequence ATGAGCCAGGTCTTCCGCGCCTTGTCCGATCCGACCCGTCGCCGGGTGCTGCAATTGCTGCGCCAGGGGCCGATGAGCGCGGGTGAACTGAGCGACCAGTTCGATGTCTCCAAACCGACCATGTCGGCGCATTTCGCGGTGCTGAAGGAGGCCGACCTGGTCCATGCCGAAAAGGCCGGCAAGTCGGTCATCTATCATCTCAAGCTGTCGGTGCTGGAAGAGGCGCTGCTGGGCTTTGCCCAGTCGTTCGGCATCGGCGTGGAGGCGCCGGATCAGCATCGGGAGAAGGCAGGATGGACAGGGAATTGA
- the pgl gene encoding 6-phosphogluconolactonase, translating to MQTEHIFATGAQAATDIAARIATLLSDAITERGVATLAVSGGRSPRPVLEALSKVPLDWTKLIVTLVDERWVDPVSADSNERLVRETLLQGPAAAARFVPMKNSAADAYAGQSAVEADFAALPWPFDIILLGMGDDGHTASLFPQGKELAEGLSSPAYTIAATPPVAPHQRLSLTAHAILQSRHIFLQIGGAGKKAVYDQALASGPVEELPIRLALLQDKVPVEVWIAES from the coding sequence ATGCAGACCGAACATATCTTTGCTACCGGCGCACAGGCTGCCACCGATATCGCCGCCCGCATCGCCACCCTGTTGTCGGATGCGATCACCGAACGCGGAGTCGCGACGCTGGCCGTCTCGGGCGGTCGTTCGCCCCGCCCGGTGCTGGAAGCGCTGTCGAAGGTGCCGCTCGACTGGACCAAATTGATCGTCACTTTGGTCGATGAACGCTGGGTCGATCCGGTCAGCGCCGACAGCAACGAGCGGCTGGTGCGCGAAACCCTGCTTCAGGGCCCGGCCGCCGCCGCTCGCTTCGTGCCGATGAAGAACAGCGCCGCCGACGCCTATGCCGGCCAGAGCGCGGTCGAGGCGGACTTTGCCGCCCTGCCCTGGCCGTTCGACATCATCCTGCTCGGCATGGGCGATGACGGCCATACCGCCTCGCTCTTTCCGCAGGGCAAGGAACTGGCCGAAGGGCTTTCCAGCCCAGCTTACACCATCGCCGCCACCCCGCCGGTCGCGCCGCATCAGCGCCTGTCGCTGACCGCCCACGCGATCCTGCAAAGTCGCCACATCTTCCTGCAGATCGGCGGCGCGGGCAAGAAGGCGGTCTATGACCAGGCGCTGGCCAGCGGTCCGGTCGAAGAACTGCCGATCCGCCTCGCTCTGCTGCAGGACAAGGTGCCGGTCGAGGTGTGGATCGCGGAATCCTAA
- the zwf gene encoding glucose-6-phosphate dehydrogenase produces the protein MTEPSATFLLFGATGDLARRMIFPSLYNLLSDGLLPDDFLIIASARTEMDDEAFREEVCAALKQFLPADRYDADIAARFRAMILYQPVDSSNGAHFAELAERVDGRLERGISVYLSTPPSLFGPTAQGLADAGLLTPRTRIAMEKPIGKDLASSKVVNDSIGHLFAEEQIFRVDHYLGKETVQNLLALRFGNVMFEPLWNATAIDHVQITVAETVGLEGRVSYYDGVGALRDMVQNHILQILSILTMEPPARMDPTAVRDEKVKALRSLRPMTAETVKTHSVRGQYTPGAVGGQIVTGYADELGQPSDTETFVALKAHIDNWRWQGVPFYLRTGKRLPARQSEIMIQFKPVRHSIFGRDGQHSGGGSGLEPNTLVIRLQPEEYIRLTIMSKRPGLERQVQLEEVTLDVSLTAAFAGQRRRIAYERLILDLLAGDQTLFVRRDEVEAQWAWIDSIIDGWKEAHMKVSTYSSGNWGPSSAIALIERDGASWHD, from the coding sequence TTGACCGAACCGTCTGCCACGTTCCTGTTGTTCGGTGCCACCGGCGATCTTGCCCGGCGCATGATTTTCCCATCGCTCTACAATCTTCTGTCGGACGGGCTGCTGCCCGACGACTTCCTGATCATCGCATCGGCCCGCACCGAAATGGATGACGAGGCCTTTCGCGAGGAAGTCTGCGCGGCGCTCAAGCAGTTCCTGCCGGCCGACCGCTATGATGCCGACATCGCTGCGCGTTTCCGCGCGATGATCCTCTATCAGCCGGTCGATTCCAGCAATGGCGCGCATTTCGCCGAACTGGCCGAGCGCGTCGATGGGCGCCTGGAACGCGGCATTTCCGTCTATCTCTCCACCCCGCCCTCGCTGTTCGGCCCGACCGCCCAGGGGCTGGCCGACGCCGGCCTGCTGACGCCCAGGACGCGGATCGCGATGGAAAAGCCGATCGGCAAGGATCTCGCCTCCTCCAAGGTGGTGAACGACAGCATCGGCCACCTGTTCGCTGAAGAACAGATTTTCCGCGTCGACCATTATCTGGGCAAGGAAACCGTCCAGAACCTGCTGGCGCTCCGCTTCGGCAATGTCATGTTCGAACCGCTGTGGAACGCCACCGCGATCGACCATGTCCAGATCACCGTCGCCGAAACCGTGGGCCTCGAAGGCCGCGTCTCCTATTATGACGGCGTCGGCGCGCTGCGCGACATGGTGCAGAACCATATCCTGCAGATCCTTTCCATCCTGACGATGGAGCCGCCCGCCCGCATGGACCCCACGGCCGTGCGCGACGAGAAGGTCAAGGCGCTGCGCTCGCTGCGTCCGATGACGGCGGAAACGGTCAAGACCCACAGCGTGCGCGGCCAATATACGCCCGGCGCCGTCGGCGGCCAGATCGTCACCGGCTATGCCGACGAACTGGGCCAGCCGTCCGACACCGAAACCTTCGTCGCGCTGAAGGCGCATATCGACAATTGGCGCTGGCAGGGCGTCCCCTTCTACCTGCGCACCGGCAAGCGGCTGCCCGCGCGCCAGTCGGAAATCATGATCCAGTTCAAGCCGGTGCGCCATTCGATCTTCGGCCGTGACGGGCAGCATTCGGGTGGGGGCTCGGGGCTGGAACCGAACACGCTGGTGATCCGCCTGCAACCGGAAGAATATATCCGCCTGACCATCATGTCGAAGCGGCCGGGACTGGAGCGGCAGGTGCAGCTGGAGGAAGTGACGCTCGACGTGTCACTGACCGCCGCCTTTGCCGGCCAGCGTCGCCGCATCGCCTATGAACGACTGATCCTGGACCTGCTCGCCGGCGACCAGACCCTGTTCGTCCGCCGCGACGAGGTGGAAGCCCAATGGGCCTGGATCGATTCCATCATCGACGGATGGAAGGAGGCGCACATGAAGGTGTCGACCTATTCCTCCGGGAACTGGGGGCCGTCCTCGGCCATTGCCCTAATCGAACGCGACGGAGCCAGCTGGCATGACTGA
- a CDS encoding pyridoxal phosphate-dependent aminotransferase, protein MIAQIDPFHAIAISREAHALKAAGRSILHMEFGQPSTGAPAAAIALAHEVLDTDPMGYWESPTLKERIARLYADRHNVAVDPEQILLTCGASPGLVLALTSLFAPGARVATARPGYVAYRNTLKALYLEPVEIACGPAERYQISADALAAIEPAPDGLILASPANPTGTIIPADELAAIAKVCATRGIRIISDEIYHGLSFGEPAHSMLEFAPDAVIVNSFSKYFSMAGWRLGWIVVPADLIDAARARMGNLFLTPPVLAQQAGLAAFDCTDELEGHVDTYRRNRQLLLDALPALGLASIAPPDGAFYIYADISHLTNDSLAFCQKLLRETGVATAPGIDFDPVDGHRFIRFSFAVSTDRVEDAIARMIPWFQAQPGR, encoded by the coding sequence ATGATTGCCCAGATCGATCCCTTCCACGCCATCGCCATCAGCCGCGAAGCCCATGCCCTCAAGGCTGCGGGCCGTTCCATCCTGCACATGGAATTCGGCCAGCCCTCGACCGGGGCGCCCGCCGCCGCGATCGCGCTGGCGCATGAAGTGCTCGACACCGACCCGATGGGCTATTGGGAAAGTCCGACGCTCAAGGAGCGGATCGCCCGCCTCTATGCCGATCGGCATAATGTCGCCGTCGATCCCGAACAGATACTGCTGACCTGCGGCGCGTCGCCCGGCCTGGTGCTGGCATTGACCAGCCTGTTCGCGCCCGGCGCCCGCGTCGCCACCGCACGGCCGGGCTATGTCGCCTATCGTAATACGCTCAAGGCCCTCTATCTGGAGCCGGTCGAGATCGCCTGCGGTCCGGCCGAACGCTATCAGATCAGCGCCGATGCGCTGGCCGCAATCGAGCCAGCGCCAGACGGGCTGATCCTCGCCAGCCCGGCCAACCCGACCGGCACGATCATCCCCGCCGACGAACTGGCAGCGATCGCCAAAGTGTGCGCGACACGCGGCATCCGCATCATCTCCGACGAAATCTATCATGGCCTCAGCTTCGGCGAACCCGCGCATTCGATGCTGGAATTCGCCCCCGATGCGGTGATCGTGAACAGCTTCTCCAAATATTTCAGCATGGCCGGCTGGCGGCTGGGCTGGATCGTCGTGCCCGCCGACCTGATCGACGCGGCGCGGGCGCGGATGGGCAATCTGTTCCTGACACCGCCGGTGCTGGCGCAGCAGGCAGGGCTGGCCGCCTTCGACTGCACCGACGAGCTTGAGGGGCATGTCGATACCTATCGCCGCAACCGGCAATTGCTGCTCGACGCCCTGCCCGCGCTCGGCCTCGCCAGCATCGCCCCGCCCGATGGCGCCTTCTATATCTATGCCGATATCAGCCATCTCACCAATGACAGCCTGGCCTTCTGCCAGAAGCTGCTGCGCGAAACCGGCGTCGCCACCGCACCGGGGATCGATTTCGATCCGGTCGACGGCCACCGCTTCATCCGCTTCAGCTTCGCCGTCTCGACCGACCGGGTCGAGGATGCGATCGCACGGATGATCCCCTGGTTCCAGGCGCAGCCGGGCCGCTGA
- the edd gene encoding phosphogluconate dehydratase: MTDLHPVIAKVTERITERSAATRLKYLDLIERGRDAGTNRAQLSCGNLAHGFAASGEDKAVIRTGRAMNIGIITAYNDMLSAHQPYGRYPEQIKIAAREIGATAQVAGGVPAMCDGVTQGQAGMDLSLFSRDTIALSTAVSLSHAMFEGNLMLGICDKIVPGLLIGALRFGHLPTILIPAGPMPSGLANKEKVRIRQLYAEGKVGRDELLESESASYHGAGTCTFYGTANSNQMMMEVMGLHMPGAAFVNPGTKLRSELTRAATHRIADIGWDGNDYRPLGHCIDEKAIVNAIIGLMATGGSTNHAIHLPAIARAAGIHIDWTDFAELSDVVPLLARVYPNGSGDVNHFHAAGGMAVIIRELLDAGLLHRDIMTVARQDLTDYGKEPVLQDDALVWQDVPASRDEAMLRPASNPFQADGGMKLLQGNLGRCVMKVSAVDKERWTIEAPAAIFHDQDDVLRAFKAGELERDVVVVVRFQGPRANGMPELHKLTPALGVLQDRGFKVALLTDGRMSGASGKVPAAIHLSPEALGGGPIGKLRDGDIVRVCAESGQVEALVDAATWDARDIPAAPPPPYDTGRELFALFRHNSDLAEQGASPILAAMDAELAI, encoded by the coding sequence ATGACTGATCTTCACCCCGTGATCGCCAAGGTCACAGAACGCATCACCGAGCGCAGTGCGGCGACGCGCCTCAAATATCTCGACCTGATCGAGCGGGGTCGTGACGCGGGCACCAACCGTGCCCAGCTGTCCTGCGGCAACCTCGCCCATGGCTTTGCCGCGAGTGGCGAGGACAAGGCTGTCATCCGCACCGGCCGGGCGATGAACATCGGCATCATCACCGCCTATAATGACATGCTCTCGGCCCATCAGCCCTATGGCCGCTACCCCGAGCAGATCAAGATCGCCGCGCGCGAGATCGGCGCTACGGCGCAGGTAGCGGGCGGCGTGCCCGCCATGTGCGACGGCGTGACCCAGGGCCAGGCCGGCATGGACCTCTCGCTGTTCAGCCGCGACACCATCGCCCTGTCGACCGCCGTGTCGCTCAGCCATGCGATGTTCGAAGGCAATCTGATGCTCGGCATCTGCGACAAGATCGTGCCGGGCCTGCTGATCGGCGCGCTGCGTTTCGGCCATCTGCCGACCATCCTGATCCCCGCCGGGCCGATGCCCTCGGGCCTCGCCAACAAGGAAAAGGTCCGCATCCGCCAGCTCTATGCCGAGGGGAAGGTCGGTCGCGACGAACTGCTGGAAAGCGAAAGCGCCTCCTATCATGGTGCGGGCACCTGCACCTTCTATGGCACCGCCAATAGCAACCAGATGATGATGGAAGTCATGGGCCTGCACATGCCCGGCGCCGCCTTCGTCAATCCGGGCACCAAGCTGCGCAGCGAACTGACCCGCGCGGCCACCCATCGCATCGCCGACATCGGCTGGGACGGCAACGACTATCGCCCGCTCGGCCACTGCATCGATGAAAAGGCGATCGTCAACGCCATCATCGGCCTGATGGCCACCGGCGGTTCGACCAACCATGCGATCCATCTGCCCGCCATCGCGCGCGCGGCCGGCATCCATATCGACTGGACCGACTTTGCCGAACTGTCGGACGTGGTGCCGCTGCTGGCGCGCGTCTATCCCAATGGCTCGGGCGACGTGAACCATTTCCACGCGGCGGGCGGCATGGCCGTCATCATCCGCGAACTGCTCGACGCCGGCCTGCTCCATCGCGACATCATGACCGTCGCGCGCCAGGATCTGACCGATTATGGCAAGGAACCGGTGCTGCAGGATGATGCGCTGGTCTGGCAGGATGTCCCCGCCAGCCGCGACGAGGCGATGCTGCGCCCGGCCTCCAACCCGTTCCAGGCCGATGGCGGCATGAAGCTGCTCCAGGGCAATCTTGGCCGCTGCGTGATGAAGGTCAGCGCGGTCGACAAGGAACGCTGGACGATCGAGGCGCCGGCCGCGATCTTCCACGATCAGGACGATGTGCTGCGCGCCTTCAAGGCGGGCGAACTGGAACGCGACGTCGTCGTTGTCGTCCGCTTCCAGGGCCCGCGTGCCAACGGCATGCCCGAACTGCACAAGCTGACCCCGGCGCTGGGCGTGCTGCAGGATCGCGGTTTCAAGGTCGCGCTGCTGACCGACGGCCGCATGTCGGGCGCATCGGGCAAGGTCCCCGCCGCCATCCATCTGTCGCCCGAGGCGCTGGGTGGTGGCCCGATCGGCAAGCTGCGCGATGGCGACATCGTCCGCGTCTGCGCGGAAAGCGGCCAGGTCGAGGCGCTGGTCGATGCCGCCACCTGGGACGCGCGCGACATTCCCGCCGCCCCGCCGCCGCCCTATGACACCGGCCGCGAACTGTTCGCGCTGTTCCGCCACAATAGCGACCTTGCCGAACAGGGCGCTTCCCCGATCCTCGCCGCGATGGACGCCGAACTCGCGATATAA
- a CDS encoding S41 family peptidase — MMKHGVARLALLAGGLAMLAACGGGGSDSAGTAPPTVTPTPTPTATCSLRERQDWAAATLKEWYLFPETLPSALSPAGYASVDSYIDALTQGARSQRRDRYFTYLTSIKAENAYYQSGSSAGFGLRFATDSGGTRLFVIESFENGPALAAGIDRGAEILEIGTSITNMRSVSSLFASGGADAVADAMGPDSAGTTRLLRIADANSTRTVSVTKRDFDLMPVSNRYGARVIDDGGRRVGYVNLRTFILSAEQPLRDAFAGFKAQGVTDIILDLRYNGGGLVSTAKLLGDLMGANRAPTDVFTRMTFRPEKSAENETYNFEPLAQSVAPTRIAFIGSGGTASASELVINAFIPFLGPQAGLIGANTYGKPVGQIAIDREACDDRLRVVAFATQNGAGNADYYDGLASSVKASCQAWDDISYPLGDPREASVRQALDFIAGRSCTPIGGAVATLSRKAVTSPVSAPRELLAPQRPNPAQREVPGLF; from the coding sequence ATGATGAAGCATGGGGTTGCGCGCCTGGCGTTGCTGGCGGGTGGGCTGGCGATGTTGGCGGCTTGTGGTGGTGGCGGGTCGGACAGTGCGGGCACTGCGCCGCCGACGGTGACGCCCACGCCCACGCCGACCGCCACCTGTTCGCTGCGGGAGCGGCAGGATTGGGCGGCGGCGACGCTCAAGGAATGGTATCTTTTCCCCGAAACCCTGCCGTCCGCGCTCAGCCCGGCCGGCTATGCCAGCGTCGACAGCTATATCGACGCGCTGACACAGGGTGCGCGGTCGCAGCGGCGGGATCGCTATTTCACCTATCTCACCTCCATCAAGGCGGAGAATGCCTATTATCAGTCGGGGTCGAGCGCCGGCTTCGGCCTGCGCTTCGCGACCGACAGCGGGGGTACCCGCCTGTTCGTCATCGAATCGTTCGAGAACGGCCCGGCGCTGGCCGCCGGCATCGATCGCGGCGCGGAGATATTGGAGATCGGCACCAGCATCACCAACATGCGCAGCGTGTCGTCGCTATTCGCGTCGGGCGGCGCCGATGCCGTGGCCGATGCGATGGGGCCTGATAGCGCCGGCACGACCCGGCTGCTGCGCATCGCCGACGCGAACAGCACCCGCACGGTATCGGTGACCAAGCGCGACTTCGACCTGATGCCGGTATCGAACCGCTATGGCGCGCGGGTGATCGACGATGGCGGCCGCCGTGTCGGCTATGTCAATCTGCGCACCTTCATCCTGTCGGCCGAACAGCCGCTGCGCGATGCCTTTGCCGGTTTCAAGGCGCAGGGCGTGACCGACATCATCCTCGACCTGCGCTATAATGGTGGCGGCCTGGTGTCGACGGCCAAGCTGCTGGGCGATCTGATGGGCGCGAACCGGGCGCCGACCGACGTCTTCACCCGCATGACCTTCCGCCCGGAAAAGAGCGCGGAGAACGAGACCTATAATTTCGAGCCGCTGGCGCAATCGGTGGCGCCCACGCGCATCGCCTTCATCGGCAGCGGCGGGACGGCATCGGCAAGCGAACTGGTCATCAACGCCTTCATCCCCTTTCTGGGGCCGCAGGCCGGGCTGATCGGCGCCAACACCTATGGCAAGCCGGTCGGGCAGATCGCGATCGATCGCGAAGCCTGTGACGACCGGTTGCGGGTGGTGGCCTTCGCCACCCAGAATGGCGCGGGCAATGCCGATTATTATGACGGGCTGGCGAGCAGCGTGAAGGCCAGTTGCCAGGCCTGGGACGATATCAGCTATCCGCTGGGCGACCCACGCGAAGCGTCGGTCCGACAGGCGCTGGACTTCATCGCCGGGCGCAGCTGCACGCCGATCGGCGGTGCGGTGGCGACGCTCAGTCGCAAGGCGGTGACGTCGCCGGTGTCCGCCCCGCGCGAATTGCTGGCGCCACAGCGGCCCAATCCGGCCCAGCGCGAGGTGCCGGGGCTGTTCTGA